One genomic window of Ilyobacter polytropus DSM 2926 includes the following:
- the lepA gene encoding translation elongation factor 4: MLQKFKRNFSIIAHIDHGKSTIADRLLQVTGTVSERDMKAQVLDSMDLEREKGITIKAQAVTLYYDAKDGNRYELNLIDTPGHVDFIYEVSRSLAACEGAILVVDAAQGVEAQTLANVYLALENDLEVVPVINKIDLPAADVDKVKNEIEDVIGLPADDAVLTSAKAGIGIEELLEAIIERIPAPEHQEEGPLKALIFDSHFDDYRGVITYVRVLDGCIKKGDKIKIWSTGKELEILECGVFSPVMKSTGELSSGSVGYIITGVKTIQDTQVGDTITHAKKPCAEPLQGYRPAQSMVYAGLYPISTDDYSDLRDALEKLQLNDASLSFVPETSLALGFGFRCGFLGLLHMEIIVERLRREYNIDLISTSPSVEYRVHMENGSSYTIDNPCEFPEAGSGKKAVEEPFIKGNILVPKDYVGNVMELCQEKRGVFIDMNYIDENRAMITYELPLAEIVIDFYDKLKSRTRGYASFEYEMIGYKESKLVKVDILVSGNPVDAFSFISHADHASSRGRAICEKLKEIIPRQQFEIPIQAALGAKIIARETIRAFRKNVTAKCYGGDITRKKKLLEKQKEGKKRMKQIGNVEIPQEAFVSVLKLND, translated from the coding sequence GTGTTACAAAAGTTTAAGAGGAATTTCTCGATAATTGCACATATAGATCATGGTAAGTCTACAATAGCTGACAGATTGCTACAAGTAACCGGAACTGTATCAGAACGTGATATGAAGGCTCAGGTTTTAGATTCTATGGATCTTGAGAGAGAAAAGGGAATCACTATCAAGGCTCAGGCTGTTACTCTTTATTATGATGCAAAAGATGGAAATAGATATGAATTAAATCTAATAGATACTCCGGGGCACGTAGATTTCATTTATGAAGTTTCAAGATCCCTTGCGGCATGTGAAGGGGCAATTCTAGTTGTTGATGCTGCCCAGGGAGTAGAGGCTCAGACTCTTGCCAATGTTTATCTGGCTCTTGAAAATGACCTAGAGGTAGTACCTGTAATAAATAAAATAGATCTTCCTGCAGCTGACGTGGATAAAGTAAAAAATGAGATAGAGGATGTTATAGGTTTACCTGCTGACGATGCTGTTCTTACTTCTGCAAAGGCGGGAATTGGTATAGAGGAGCTTTTAGAAGCGATAATAGAGAGAATACCTGCTCCTGAACATCAAGAGGAAGGACCCTTAAAGGCTCTTATCTTTGATTCACATTTTGATGACTATAGAGGTGTAATCACCTATGTGAGAGTACTTGACGGTTGTATCAAAAAAGGTGATAAAATAAAAATCTGGTCAACTGGAAAAGAATTGGAAATACTAGAATGTGGAGTTTTCTCACCTGTTATGAAATCTACAGGTGAACTAAGCTCAGGTTCAGTAGGATATATAATTACAGGGGTAAAAACAATACAGGATACTCAAGTGGGAGATACTATTACCCATGCCAAGAAACCTTGTGCAGAACCTCTACAGGGCTATAGACCTGCCCAGTCGATGGTTTATGCAGGATTGTATCCTATATCAACAGATGATTATTCTGATTTAAGGGATGCCCTTGAAAAACTTCAGCTAAATGATGCTTCTCTTTCCTTTGTACCGGAAACTTCACTGGCTCTAGGATTTGGTTTCAGATGTGGATTCTTAGGATTACTTCATATGGAGATTATAGTAGAGAGACTGAGAAGAGAGTATAACATAGATCTTATATCTACATCTCCGTCAGTTGAATACAGGGTTCATATGGAAAACGGAAGTTCATATACCATTGATAACCCTTGCGAATTTCCAGAGGCAGGAAGCGGTAAAAAAGCTGTAGAAGAGCCTTTTATAAAAGGAAACATCCTTGTTCCAAAAGATTATGTAGGTAACGTAATGGAACTTTGCCAGGAGAAAAGAGGAGTTTTTATCGATATGAATTATATCGACGAAAACAGAGCCATGATAACCTACGAACTGCCTTTGGCAGAAATAGTAATAGATTTTTACGATAAGTTAAAATCTAGAACAAGAGGTTATGCATCTTTTGAATATGAGATGATAGGATATAAAGAATCTAAACTTGTAAAAGTGGACATACTGGTATCAGGTAACCCGGTAGATGCCTTTTCATTCATATCCCATGCAGATCACGCATCTTCTAGAGGAAGGGCGATATGTGAAAAACTAAAAGAAATTATTCCTAGACAGCAGTTTGAGATACCTATACAGGCAGCACTAGGGGCAAAGATTATAGCTAGAGAAACTATCAGAGCATTTAGAAAAAATGTAACTGCAAAATGTTATGGTGGAGATATCACAAGAAAGAAAAAACTCTTAGAAAAACAAAAAGAGGGTAAAAAGAGAATGAAGCAAATAGGAAATGTTGAAATTCCTCAGGAAGCCTTTGTATCTGTCTTAAAATTAAACGACTAA
- a CDS encoding NAD(P)/FAD-dependent oxidoreductase, with protein MKIYDLIVIGGGPAGIFSAIYAAKKNMSVAIIEKKNNIGKKILVAGSGKCNVTHQGEINYFLNRYGDHGKFLKNALYNYKPEDLIDFIESKGLKMQALENGKIFPETMRSTDVLNLLIKELKKLKVDIFTNNSVISSEKKSETFKIETDKEMFSGKNLLISTGGKSYPATGSEGDGYKLAQMFGHSIEAPRPALTTVYVNDYPYADLSGVSFQKVKIELYRENKKVKEHCGDVLFTHSNLSGPGIIDFSRYFLKGDTLFINFTGKELEDISEEIIEASKTNGKQSIKRFFSRYNIPERFLKKLFKMHDIDENVKLGELSKADRVLLTKKLSKHEFLISRLGNFDVAMATAGGVSLKEVNQKTMESKLVKKLYFAGELLDIDGDTGGFNIQAACSTGVLAAKSVKV; from the coding sequence TTGAAAATATATGATTTAATTGTAATAGGTGGAGGTCCGGCTGGGATTTTTTCCGCCATATACGCTGCAAAGAAAAATATGAGTGTGGCCATTATTGAGAAAAAAAATAATATAGGTAAAAAAATACTCGTGGCAGGTTCTGGAAAATGTAATGTAACACATCAGGGTGAAATTAACTATTTTTTAAATAGATACGGCGACCACGGGAAATTTTTAAAAAATGCCTTATACAATTATAAGCCAGAAGATTTAATTGATTTTATAGAATCAAAGGGACTGAAGATGCAGGCTCTGGAAAATGGTAAAATATTTCCTGAAACCATGAGATCTACAGATGTTCTGAATCTTTTGATTAAAGAGCTGAAAAAATTAAAGGTGGATATTTTTACTAATAATTCGGTGATTTCATCAGAGAAAAAAAGTGAGACTTTTAAAATTGAAACTGATAAAGAGATGTTTTCTGGAAAAAATTTACTTATATCTACAGGAGGGAAGTCATACCCGGCAACGGGATCAGAGGGAGATGGCTACAAGTTAGCTCAGATGTTTGGGCACAGTATAGAGGCTCCTAGACCTGCCTTAACAACTGTATATGTAAATGATTACCCATATGCAGATCTTTCAGGTGTATCTTTTCAAAAGGTAAAAATAGAACTTTACAGGGAAAATAAGAAGGTTAAGGAGCATTGCGGAGACGTACTTTTCACCCATAGTAACCTGAGTGGACCTGGAATTATTGATTTTTCACGATATTTTCTAAAGGGGGATACTCTTTTTATTAACTTTACAGGAAAAGAACTGGAAGATATCTCAGAGGAGATTATAGAGGCTTCTAAAACAAATGGCAAGCAAAGTATAAAAAGATTTTTTTCTAGGTATAATATTCCTGAGAGATTTTTGAAAAAGTTATTTAAGATGCATGATATTGATGAAAATGTAAAACTCGGGGAACTTTCTAAAGCAGATAGAGTTCTTCTAACAAAGAAACTGTCAAAACATGAATTCTTAATATCTAGACTTGGTAATTTTGATGTGGCTATGGCTACAGCAGGAGGGGTCTCACTAAAAGAGGTGAATCAGAAAACTATGGAGTCAAAACTTGTAAAAAAGCTCTATTTTGCAGGGGAACTTCTTGATATTGATGGAGACACAGGAGGATTTAACATACAGGCTGCGTGTTCTACGGGAGTTTTAGCTGCAAAAAGTGTAAAAGTATAA